Proteins encoded within one genomic window of Anser cygnoides isolate HZ-2024a breed goose chromosome 35, Taihu_goose_T2T_genome, whole genome shotgun sequence:
- the PPP1R18 gene encoding phostensin — protein MTTASTTAVRPTAAVTPSTVAVTSSTAVTPSTATTPSTVAMTPSTTSITPSTAATRPTAAMTPSTAAMTPSTTSMTSSTSTTPSVSMTPSTTAMTPSTTSTTPSTAAARPTAAMTPSTAAMTPSTAAMTPSPPSATPPVAVTPPSAVTPAQGRAEGGAGEGPTPGGPSGPAAMRGAPRREPGPPPPAHPALQRRSGNTITVRPRRGGTAEGGSPAPAAPPAPPAAPPGPPKKRYPTAEEIQVIGGYLALPRSCLAKNDPHRKKLKIWFSERELERTFCYPSEGALLAAWGPPEEPSPPPAPPGPPEEEEDEDDPPLARGLPGGLRARALLVDESCRR, from the exons ATGACGACAGCCTCAACAACGGCCGTGAGGCCTACGGCGGCCGTGACGCCCTCAACGGTGGCCGTGACGTCCTCAACGGCCGTGACACCTTCAACGGCCACGACGCCCTCAACGGTGGCCATGACGCCCTCAACAACGTCCATAACGCCCTCAACGGCAGCCACGAGGCCTACGGCGGCCATGACGCCCTCAACAGCGGCCATGACGCCCTCAACGACGTCCATGACATCCTCAACGTCCACGACACCTTCAGTGTCCATGACACCCTCAACGACAGCCATGACGCCCTCGACAACGTCCACGACACCCTCAACGGCGGCCGCGAGGCCTACGGCGGCCATGACGCCCTCAACGGCGGCCATGACGCCCTCAACGGCAGCCATGACGCCCTCACCCCCATCGGCGACACCCCCGGTGGCCGTGACGCCCCCGTCGGCCGTGACGCCCGCGCAGGGGCGTGCGGAGGGCGGCGCCGGGGAGGGCCCAACGCCGGGGGGGCCCAGCGGGCCGGCGGCCATGCGAGGGGCTCCCCGCCGCGagcccggccccccgccgccggcccacCCGGCCCTTCAACGCCGCAGCGGCAACACCATCACAGTGCGGCCCCGGCGCGGGGGGACCGCCGAGGGGGGGTCCCCGGCTCCTGCCGCGCCtcccgcgccccccgccgcccccccggggccccccaaGAAGCGGTACCCCACGGCCGAGGAGATCCAGGTCATCGGCGGCTACCTggccctgccccgctcctgccTGGCCAAGAACGACCCCCACCGCAAGAAG ctgaAGATCTGGTTCAGCGAGCGGGAGCTGGAGCGCACCTTCTGCTACCCCTCCGAGGGGGCTCTGCTGGCGGCCTGGGGCCCCCCCGAGGAGCCctcgccccccccggccccccccgggccccccgaggaagaggaggacgaAGACGACCCCCCCCTGGcacgggggctgccgggggggctgcgggcccgCGCCCTGCTTGTGG acGAGTCCTGCCGGCGGTaa
- the LOC125181603 gene encoding loricrin-like has product MSPTALAMAGPRLPSALGLLLLCLCLPDPGAADDCDSGSRLAPLMAGVDPCKDPAGFLSPQLPGDGAGSPGGSYSDSGSYGGGPGSSGGSGSYGISSGSYGGSSGSSGGSGSYGINSGSYGGSSGSYGGSGSYGGSGAFPGRGSGSGSYVSPGSSGGKPGSYGSRPGSPGDGSGSFVSPGSGGPPGSYGLVPYGSGFGSGSYGPQGGSGSGSYGGSSSGAYGSGSGSGRPGSQGGFGSGSGSGRPGSQGGFGSGSGSGRPGSQGGFGSGSGSGRPGSQGGFGSGSGRPGSQGGFGSGSGSGRPGSQGGFGSGSGSGRPGSQGGFGSGSGRPGSQGGFGSGSGSGSGRPGSQGGSGSGSGRPGSHGGSGSGSGRPGSQGGFGSGSGSGSGRPGSQGGFGSGSGSGRPGSHGGSGSGSGRPGSQGGSGSQGGSGSGSYGGSSGSYGGSSGSYGGSSGSYGLPESYGDDSGFYGGSGSYGGDSGSYGGGSGSYGGGSGSYGGGSGSHGRPGSYGRPGSYGGGSGSYGGSGSYGGGSGSYGGGSGSYGGAGPYGVGSGSYGGSGSYGGGSGSYGGSGSYGGAGSYGGLGSYGGSGSQGGSQRPVYKNPGIPFVPGLRDPARIGGYIPVRRGPTTGSGSAHGSGAGSSSGTATGTYGSGSQGGSQGGSQGGSGGGSGGGSGAGSGTGSDQAQSGCGGCDE; this is encoded by the exons atgtccccgaCGGCCCTGGCCATGGCCGGGCCCCGGCTGCCCTCGGCCCTcgggctcctgctgctctgcctctgcctgccag atccAGGCGCTGCTGACGACTGCGACTCGGGATCCCGCTTGGCCCCGCTGATGGCCGGAGTGGATCCCTGCAAGGATCCCGCGGGATTcctcagcccccagctgcccgGAGACGGGGCCGGATCCCCCGGGGGATCCTACAGCGACTCAGGATCTTATGGGGGCGGCCCGGGATCCTCTGGAGGATCGGGATCCTACGGGATCAGCTCGGGATCCTATGGGGGCAGCTCGGGATCCTCTGGAGGATCGGGATCCTACGGGATCAACTCAGGATCCTACGGGGGTAGCTCGGGATCCTACGGGGGATCGGGATCCTACGGGGGATCGGGAGCATTCCCAGGACGAGGGAGCGGATCGGGATCCTACGTGTCCCCGGGATCGAGCGGAGGCAAGCCGGGATCCTATGGCAGCAGGCCGGGATCTCCCGGGGACGGCTCGGGATCATTTGTCTCGCCGGGATCCGGTGGGCCGCCAGGATCCTACGGACTGGTGCCCTACGGGAGTGGATTCGGATCGGGGAGCTACGGCCCGCAAGGGGGAAGCGGATCGGGATCCTATGGGGGATCCAGTTCAGGAGCCTATGGAAGCGGCTCAGGATCGGGCAGACCGGGATCCCAAGGGGGATTTGGATCTGGATCGGGATCGGGCAGACCGGGATCCCAAGGGGGATTTGGATCCGGATCAGGATCAGGCAGACCAGGATCCCAAGGGGGATTTGGATCCGGATCAGGATCAGGCAGACCAGGATCCCAAGGGGGATTTGGATCGGGATCGGGCAGGCCTGGATCCCAAGGGGGATTTGGATCAGGATCAGGATCAGGCAGACCGGGATCCCAAGGGGGATTTGGATCCGGATCGGGATCAGGCAGACCAGGATCCCAAGGGGGATTTGGATCGGGATCGGGCAGGCCTGGATCCCAAGGGGGATTTGGATCAGGATCAGGATCAGGATCAGGCAGACCTGGATCCCAAGGGGGAAGTGGATCGGGATCAGGCAGACCTGGATCCCACGGGGGAAGCGGATCGGGATCAGGCAGACCTGGATCCCAAGGGGGATTTGGATCAGGATCAGGATCAGGATCAGGCAGACCTGGATCCCAAGGGGGATTTGGATCAGGATCAGGATCAGGCAGACCTGGATCCCATGGGGGAAGCGGATCGGGATCGGGCAGACCTGGATCCCAGGGGGGCAGCGGGTCCCAAGGAGGCAGCGGATCGGGATCCTATGGGGGCAGCTCAGGATCCTACGGGGGCAGCTCAGGATCCTATGGAGGCAGCTCAGGATCCTACGGGCTCCCTGAGTCCTACGGGGATGATTCGGGTTTCTACGGGGGATCAGGATCCTACGGGGGGGATTCGGGGTCCTACGGGGGTGGATCAGGGTCCTATGGGGGCGGATCAGGATCTTATGGGGGTGGATCGGGATCCCATGGGAGACCAGGATCCTATGGGAGACCGGGATCCTACGGGGGTGGATCGGGATCCTATGGGGGATCGGGGTCCTATGGGGGTGGATCAGGGTCCTACGGGGGTGGATCGGGATCTTATGGGGGAGCAGGACCTTATGGGGTTGGATCAGGCTCCTATGGAGGATCAGGATCCTACGGGGGTGGATCAGGATCCTATGGGGGGTCGGGATCTTATGGGGGAGCGGGATCTTATGGGGGATTGGGCTCCTACGGGGGGTCGGGGTCCCAGGGGGGCTCCCAGCGCCCCGTGTACAAGAACCCCGGGATCCCCTTCGTGCCGGGGCTGCGGGATCCGGCCCGGATCGGGGGCTACATCCCCGTGCGCCGCGGCCCCACCACGGGATCGGGATCCGCTCACGGCTCCGGCGCGGGATCCAGCTCGGGGACGGCGACCGGGACCTACGGCTCGGGATCCCAAGGGGGATCCCAAGGGGGATCCCAAGGGGGATCCGGGGGAGGATccggggggggatctggggcGGGATCCGGGACGGGATCTGACCAAGCCCAGTCCGGCTGCGGGGGCTGTGATGAGTAG
- the LOC136788387 gene encoding eukaryotic translation initiation factor 3 subunit F-like — protein MGAPRPLGILLCLLALLGPGRLGASARSLPATIPPTVPAPAPTGVPTGVPTTVPVTVPATVPATTPGPPLEEDEEDDEEEEEEAEGRVMEALGRLAAALQSPRRRGGAVPEPLLELVPELRDLLAPARSPA, from the exons atgggtgctcccaGGCCCCTCGGCATCCTGCTCTGTCTGCTCGCCCTGCTGGGGCCCGGCCGGCTCG gcgCCAGCGCCCGCAGCCTGCCCGCCACCATCCCCCCCACCGTCCCGGCCCCCGCCCCCACCGGTGTCCCCACCGGTGTCCCCACCACTGTCCCCGTCACCGTCCCCGCCACCGTCCCCGCCACCaccccggggccgccgctggaggaagacgaggaggacgacgaagaggaggaggaggaggccgaaGGCCGCGTGATGGAGGCCCTGGGGCGCCTGGCGGCGGCCCTACAGAGCCCCCGGCGCCGCGGGGGGGCCGTCCCCGAACCCCTCCTGGAGCTGGTCCCCGAGCTCCGCGACCTCCTGgcccccgcccgcagccccgcctga
- the LOC136788323 gene encoding 5E5 antigen-like has translation MGGFGDTGGRRRVRGHWGHRRIGDTKELGDVGDGGWGHWGHWDGDVAARPLSPDLAKVPPFVPTPGTAVSPPRGRPRPLPINGGAGAGGGGQVAPWGRRGHSWWPWGRCCCSGPRPSAAPPVSPSPSPSSPGDRRWPRCSACCTCCHPAPWGQRCPQGHPLARGHRGHPPARGQCPKDRGRVPKDWGQDPKDWGQDPKDREWVPKDWGWVPKVQGWVPKDWGQDPKDQDRVPKDWGQDPKVQGWVPKDWGHVPKVQGWVPKDWGHVPKDWGHVPKDQGCGPKDWGCGPKDRGRVPKDPKDWGRVPKDRGCGPKGWGHVPKGQGRVPKGQGWVPKDLKDLRWVPKDWGHVPKDWGRGPEDRRCGPKDRGRVPRGWGQVPKDQGWVPEDWGRGPKD, from the exons atgggagggtttggggacactgggggacgtCGAAGAGttcggggacattggggacaccgAAGGATTGGGGACACCAAAGAGcttggggacgttggggacg ggggttggggacactggggacactgggacggGGACGTGGCGGCCCGGCCATTGTCACCGGACCTGGCAAAGGTCCCCCCCTTTGTCCCCACCCCGGGCACggccgtgtcccctcccaggggacgtccccgtcccctgcctATAAACGGGggtgccggggcgggggggggggggcaggtggcACCATGGGGGCGACGGGGACACTCGTGGTGGCCTTGGggacgctgctgctgctcgggg CCTCGGCCGAGCGCGGCCCCgccggtgtccccgtccccgtccccaagcagccctggggacaggcgCTGGCCTCGCTGCTCCGCTTGCTGCACCTGCTGCCACCCGGCTCCTTGGGGACAACgatgtccccagggccacccgcTGGCTCGGGGACATCGGGGCCACCCCCCAGCTCGGGGACAATGCCCCAAGGACCGGGGACGGGTCCCCAAGGATTGGGGACAGGACCCCAAGGACTGGGGACAGGACCCCAAGGACCGGGAATGGGTCCCCAAAGATTGGGGATGGGTCCCCAAGGTCCAGGGATGGGTCCCCAAGGACTGGGGACAGGACCCCAAGGACCAGGATCGGGTCCCCAAGGACTGGGGACAGGACCCCAAGGTCCAGGGATGGGTCCCCAAGGATTGGGGACACGTCCCCAAGGTCCAGGGATGGGTCCCCAAGGATTGGGGACACGTCCCCAAGGACTGGGGACACGTCCCCAAGGACCAGGGATGTGGCCCCAAGGACTGGGGATGTGGCCCCAAAGACCGGGGACGCGTCCCCAAGGACCCGAAGGACTGGGGACGGGTCCCCAAGGACCGGGGATGTGGCCCCAAGGGTTGGGGACACGTCCCCAAGGGACAGGGACGGGTCCCCAAGGGCCAGGGATGGGTCCCCAAGGACCTGAAGGACCTGAGATGGGTCCCCAAGGACTGGGGACACGTCCCCAAGGATTGGGGTCGTGGCCCCGAGGACCGGAGATGTGGCCCCAAAGACCGGGGACGCGTCCccaggggttggggacaggTCCCCAAGGACCAGGGATGGGTCCCCGAGGACTGGGGACGTGGCCCCAAGGACTGA
- the LOC136788324 gene encoding putative surface-exposed virulence protein BigA, protein MQVLALRDIGDKDVGVKGVGDTQISALRDSGDKDDGDKDDGDKDVGDKDVPAPGDTGDRGVPIPGDIWDKDIGDTEVAALRDIGDKDVGDKDVGDRDVTTPRDAGDKDAGDRDPGDRSATSSRGVGDSDIREVPPRRDGGDEGGLGDSGEVGGGDVTAPRDVGDIGVKDVGDIGVKDVGDIGVRDVGDIGVGDIGAGDIGVGDIGVGDIGDRDVTAPRGVGDNGVGDNRDRDNGVGDNGDIRVGDIGDIGDEDVPGDDVTADVTTADVTAAPPGDVIAGGGGPSAVPEADGDVTSLLAGGDISRDVSSKDDLTGDIIAMADVISSIPGDDVAGDIIPGSDDVIHRSDDVIHGSDDVIGRDIFGGDVIPGIDDVIPGSGDVMGGDVFGGDVIPGSDDVITGSNDVIPGSNDAIPGSNDVIGGDIFRGDDVTSSLPGEELIGDVMPANDLTDDIISRALPSPARDARADDVTAGDVIPSGDLTDDVIGGEGVAPSAPGALLTGDVIAKDDVKDDVTSSLPGGAAGREVKPDVDLADDVTGANDVTSFFPGDTAGGGAAAWNDAIDDVTLDDDVTSFTPGGGAGHDIALAGDVTDDVTWGAELGAIPGVDVTSFPPGAPAGRDVSAEGDVMRDVSAEDDVTAGGDITGDVSAGEGQPPAALKEPGRPGDDLTDDITDDVTDDVTEDVPREGGGSRGEAPGAPQPQTPPPGCPLVFLALVCLLLALLLLAGVFAAVHYVKVFVISSAAFPVPAAESFP, encoded by the exons ATGCAGGTGTTGGCCCTAAGGGACATTGGGGACAAGGACGTTGGGGTCAAGGGCGTTGGGGACACGCAGATCTCAGCCCTAAGGGACAGTGGGGACAAGGACGATGGGGACAAGGACGATGGGGACAAGGACGTTGGGGACAAGGACGTCCCCGCTccaggggacaccggggacaggggtgtccccatcccagggGACATTTGGGACAAGGACATTGGGGACACGGAGGTGGCAGCCCTGAGGGACATTGGGGACAAGGACGTTGGGGACAAGGATGTTGGGGACAGGGATGTCACCACCCCAAGGGACGCTGGGGACAAGgatgctggggacagggaccccgGGGACAGGAGCGCCACCTCCTCGAGGGGCGTTGGGGACAGTGACATCAGGGAGGTGCCGCCCCGAAGGGACGGCGGGGACGAGGGTGGCCTTGGGGACAGCGGGGAAGTTGGGGGCGGGGATGTCACCGCCCCAagggacgttggggacatcggggtcaaggacgttggggacatcggggtcaaggacgttggggacatcggggtcagggacgttggggacattggggtcgGGGACATTGGGGCCGGGGACAttggggttggggacattggggttggggacattggggacaggGATGTCACAGCCCCAAGAGGCGTTGGGGACAATGGGGTTGGGGACAATAGGGACAGGGACAATGGGGTCGGGGATAATGGGGACATCAGGgtcggggacattggggacattggg GACGAGGACGTCCCCGGCGATGACGTCACTGCTGATGTCACCACCGCTGACGTCACCGCTGCTCCCCCCGGCGACGTCATcgcgggcgggggcggcccctcCGCTGTCCCCGAGGCTGACGGTGACGTCACTTCCTTGTTGGCTGGGGGCGACATCAGCCGTGACGTCAGCAGCAAAGATGACCTCACCGGTGACATCATCGCCATGGCTGATGTCATTTCCTCCATCCCCGGGGATGACGTCGCCGGTGACATCATCCCTGGAAGCGATGACGTCATCCACAGAAGTGATGATGTCATCCACGGAAGCGATGATGTCATTGGCAGGGACATCTTTGGGGGTGACGTCATCCCGGGAATCGATGACGTCATCCCGGGAAGTGGTGACGTCATGGGTGGGGACGTCTTTGGGGGTGACGTCATCCCTGGAAGTGATGACGTCATCACTGGAAGTAATGACGTCATCCCCGGAAGCAATGACGCCATCCCTGGAAGTAATGACGTCATCGGTGGGGACATCTTTAGGGGTGATGACGTCACTTCCTCCCTTCCTGGGGAGGAGCTCATTGGTGACGTCATGCCCGCAAATGACCTCACCGATGACATCATCAGCAGGGCCCTTCCCTCCCCCGCCAGGGACGCCCGTGCCGATGACGTCACAGCTGGTGACGTCATCCCCAGCGGTGACCTCACCGATGACGTCATCGGGGGGGAAGGCGTCGCTCCTTCTGCACCTGGGGCTCTTCTCACTGGTGACGTCATCGCCAAGGATGACGTCAAGGATGACGTCACTTCCTCCCTGCCGGGAGGGGCGGCTGGCCGAGAGGTTAAGCCGGATGTTGACCTCGCCGATGACGTCACCGGCGCGAATGACGTCACTTCCTTTTTCCCTGGGGACACTGCCGGAGGTGGCGCCGCTGCTTGGAACGACGCCATCGATGACGTCACGCTTGACGATGACGTCACTTCCTTCACCCCGGGGGGCGGTGCCGGGCATGACATCGCCCTGGCGGGTGACGTCACCGATGATGTCACGTGGGGGGCGGAGCTTGGTGCCATCCCGGGCGTCGATGTCACCTCCTtccccccgggagcccccgcTGGCCGTGACGTCAGTGCCGAGGGTGACGTCATGCGTGACGTCAGCGCCGAGGATGACGTCACAGCTGGGGGTGACATCACGGGTGACGTCAGCGCGGGGGAGGGGCAGCCCCCTGCCGCCCTCAAGGAACCCGGCCGCCCAGGCGATGACCTCACCGATGACATCACCGATGACGTCACCGATGATGTCACCGAGGACGTGCCCAGAGAGGGGGGCGGCAGCCGAGGCGAGGCTCCAG gcgccccccagccccagacgcccccccccggctgccccctgGTCTTCCTCGCCCTCGTCTgcctcctcctcgccctcctcctcctcgccggcGTCTTCGCG gccgtgCATTACGTCAAGGTGTTCGTCATCAGCTCCGCCGCCTTCCCCGTCCCCGCGGCCGAATCCTTCCCCTGA